One Candidatus Nitrososphaera evergladensis SR1 genomic window carries:
- a CDS encoding cupredoxin domain-containing protein has protein sequence MNYHINNYCNSSMKKELLIMAGVVAVFVAGGVALMSSGLLPEENARNFNALSNITLKTENIVIKEPTKDDNTYIYAINDVAKQAWEIAEQDSGVQDILAQAKGSAITIAAVQPTAFVDPSGKVTSSGAGQVIITANRQLVGGNPYSDAQSFSAIAGKQGESHQQIWNVFVDMDKNKVMNIANENERVMSNTLRKDIVYGGMNMYMPDAAVTQAGSTVKWINESNIPHNVVGTYRTESGKATSIDSGFFNNNESFQYKFAEKGTFEYHCTIHSEEGMKGTIVVS, from the coding sequence ATGAATTACCACATCAATAATTATTGCAACAGCAGCATGAAAAAAGAGCTATTGATAATGGCCGGCGTCGTGGCAGTTTTTGTCGCCGGCGGCGTTGCGCTCATGTCGTCCGGCCTTTTGCCGGAGGAAAACGCCAGAAATTTCAACGCGCTTTCCAACATAACGCTCAAGACGGAAAACATTGTCATCAAAGAGCCCACCAAAGACGACAACACGTACATCTATGCCATAAACGACGTGGCCAAGCAGGCATGGGAGATAGCCGAGCAGGACTCTGGAGTTCAAGACATACTTGCGCAGGCAAAGGGGAGCGCTATTACAATAGCTGCGGTGCAGCCTACAGCGTTTGTCGACCCAAGCGGCAAGGTGACGAGCAGCGGCGCAGGGCAGGTGATAATCACCGCAAACAGGCAGCTTGTCGGCGGCAACCCCTATTCAGACGCGCAAAGCTTTTCAGCGATTGCGGGCAAGCAGGGCGAGTCGCACCAGCAGATATGGAACGTGTTTGTCGACATGGACAAGAACAAGGTAATGAACATTGCAAACGAAAACGAGCGGGTGATGTCAAATACCCTGCGCAAGGACATCGTGTACGGCGGCATGAACATGTATATGCCCGACGCGGCAGTGACGCAGGCCGGCTCGACGGTAAAGTGGATAAACGAGTCGAACATTCCTCACAACGTAGTAGGCACGTACAGGACCGAGTCAGGCAAGGCCACCAGCATAGACAGCGGGTTTTTCAACAACAACGAATCGTTCCAGTACAAGTTTGCTGAAAAGGGCACGTTTGAGTACCACTGCACCATCCATTCCGAAGAGGGGATGAAGGGCACAATAGTGGTGTCTTAG
- a CDS encoding dienelactone hydrolase family protein has translation MNSKSVAKIGGAAAIAAAIAIAVWIGTQKGDSVESNVTMLGDGKDVSKVETSMVQYYDNASGFLAKPAGTGGKYPGIVMIHEWWGLNDNIKDMARHMASEGYVVLAADLYKGQVTTASSQAQQLATGVRNHPGEAVKNLQAAVSYLRNDSSVDASKIGSLGWCFGGDWSLQLALNEKMNATGLYYGRPVTDPKALSVIKWPVLGIFGSADQSIPVEQVNAFKQALDKDGIQNEIHVYNGVGHAFANPSGPNYAPTETKDAWQKTLAFFDKHLKGETS, from the coding sequence ATGAATTCCAAGTCCGTTGCCAAAATAGGCGGTGCAGCGGCCATAGCGGCCGCGATTGCCATCGCGGTATGGATTGGCACGCAAAAGGGCGACAGCGTGGAAAGCAACGTCACTATGCTTGGAGATGGTAAAGACGTTTCAAAAGTCGAGACTTCTATGGTTCAATACTATGACAATGCGTCAGGCTTTCTTGCCAAGCCTGCGGGCACTGGCGGCAAGTACCCTGGCATCGTCATGATCCACGAGTGGTGGGGGCTAAACGACAACATCAAGGATATGGCCCGGCACATGGCGTCAGAAGGGTACGTCGTGCTTGCGGCAGACCTGTACAAAGGGCAGGTGACGACTGCTAGCTCGCAAGCGCAGCAGCTTGCCACGGGCGTCAGGAACCACCCCGGCGAGGCGGTAAAGAACCTGCAAGCCGCAGTCAGCTACCTGCGCAACGACAGTTCTGTCGACGCAAGCAAGATAGGCTCGCTTGGCTGGTGCTTTGGAGGCGACTGGTCGCTCCAGCTTGCGCTGAACGAAAAAATGAACGCAACTGGGCTCTATTACGGCAGGCCCGTTACCGATCCAAAAGCGCTGTCTGTGATAAAGTGGCCGGTCCTTGGCATCTTTGGAAGCGCGGACCAGTCGATACCCGTAGAGCAGGTAAACGCATTCAAGCAGGCACTTGACAAGGACGGCATACAAAACGAGATCCATGTGTACAACGGCGTGGGGCACGCGTTTGCAAACCCGTCGGGGCCCAACTATGCGCCAACGGAAACAAAGGACGCCTGGCAAAAGACGCTTGCGTTCTTTGACAAGCACCTAAAGGGAGAGACCTCATAA
- a CDS encoding ABC transporter permease yields the protein MQKETTIHKKVSSNSAKKNSRFDATDAANAFLFIAAFIGVWQLAFSLGIWPKVLMPSPAMVAQTIVGLVADSSLTIGIGVTMWRLFAGFVISVGIGGAVGLAMVKFPSFGKTLSSFAVGLLTFPSIAWVPFSILLISFNDFGILFVLVMASVFSVMISTYSSIRNIPPIYIRAAKNMGASGFSLFRYVMIPAATPSLIIGLRQAWSFAWHALIGAEILITTLYGLGHILQIGREFQDMGQIIAVMIAVFAIGLLFDRLVFVKLEEKVRARWGLDQHSQ from the coding sequence TTGCAAAAAGAAACCACAATCCACAAGAAGGTTAGCAGCAACAGCGCCAAGAAAAATAGCCGATTCGATGCGACGGATGCGGCAAACGCTTTTTTGTTCATAGCCGCGTTCATTGGCGTCTGGCAGCTTGCCTTTTCGCTTGGGATTTGGCCCAAGGTTCTGATGCCCTCGCCGGCAATGGTGGCGCAGACAATAGTCGGCCTGGTTGCCGACTCCTCCCTGACAATTGGCATCGGAGTCACGATGTGGAGGCTGTTTGCCGGGTTTGTCATTTCTGTAGGCATCGGCGGCGCAGTGGGCTTGGCGATGGTCAAGTTCCCAAGCTTTGGCAAGACCCTCAGCTCGTTTGCAGTAGGACTGCTCACTTTTCCAAGCATTGCATGGGTGCCGTTTTCAATACTGCTCATCAGCTTTAACGACTTTGGCATACTGTTTGTGCTGGTCATGGCGTCTGTGTTTTCGGTGATGATATCCACCTACAGCTCTATACGCAACATACCTCCCATCTACATCAGGGCTGCAAAAAACATGGGCGCAAGCGGCTTTTCGCTTTTCAGGTACGTAATGATCCCTGCCGCCACGCCTTCATTGATAATCGGGCTCCGCCAGGCGTGGTCGTTTGCATGGCACGCCCTGATAGGCGCCGAGATACTGATAACGACCCTGTACGGGCTTGGGCACATACTCCAGATAGGCAGGGAGTTTCAGGACATGGGGCAGATAATCGCAGTCATGATAGCCGTCTTTGCCATAGGCCTGCTCTTTGACCGGCTGGTGTTTGTAAAGCTGGAGGAGAAGGTCCGGGCAAGGTGGGGGCTTGACCAGCACAGCCAATAG
- a CDS encoding ABC transporter ATP-binding protein: protein MSLIEQQPQKEEYPRSGNNIVLELRGVSKAFLHENKTADRHRVLDGINLDVREGEFVTIVGPSGCGKSTLLNIVAGLDAPDSGLVSVRDGSDGIRKAQRVVIFQEGALFPWLTVSDNVEFGLKVAGVTKESRRATASRFIEMAQLAKFADSYIYQLSGGMKQRVAIARALALDPRILLMDEPFAALDVQTRDILHEQLVQIHQSTGKTILFVTHDINEAVLLGDRIIVLSPRTGNVKKEIAVNHPRPRDIESHEISAIRRELLRELEEDFQIAKRNHNPQEG from the coding sequence ATGTCTCTGATTGAACAACAGCCGCAAAAAGAAGAATATCCCCGTAGCGGAAATAACATTGTCTTGGAGCTAAGAGGCGTCTCCAAGGCTTTTTTGCATGAAAACAAGACCGCGGATCGTCACAGGGTGCTTGACGGGATTAACCTTGACGTGCGTGAAGGCGAGTTTGTCACCATAGTGGGGCCGTCTGGCTGCGGCAAGAGCACGCTTTTGAACATCGTGGCCGGCCTCGACGCTCCAGACTCGGGCCTGGTCTCAGTCAGAGACGGAAGCGATGGAATAAGAAAAGCGCAGCGAGTAGTGATATTTCAAGAAGGCGCATTGTTCCCGTGGCTGACAGTCTCTGACAACGTCGAGTTTGGGCTAAAGGTGGCCGGCGTCACAAAGGAGTCAAGAAGGGCAACCGCAAGCCGTTTCATCGAGATGGCGCAGCTAGCCAAATTCGCAGACTCGTACATCTACCAGCTTTCAGGCGGGATGAAGCAGAGGGTTGCAATAGCGCGTGCACTTGCCCTTGACCCGCGGATTCTGCTCATGGACGAGCCTTTTGCCGCACTTGACGTGCAGACCAGAGACATACTGCACGAGCAGCTGGTGCAGATTCACCAGTCGACCGGCAAGACCATACTGTTTGTGACACACGACATCAACGAAGCGGTGCTTCTGGGCGACAGGATAATCGTGCTCTCGCCAAGGACGGGAAACGTCAAAAAAGAGATCGCAGTCAACCACCCAAGGCCCAGGGACATCGAGAGCCACGAGATAAGCGCGATCCGCAGGGAGCTTTTGCGAGAACTAGAGGAGGACTTTCAAATTGCAAAAAGAAACCACAATCCACAAGAAGGTTAG
- a CDS encoding ABC transporter substrate-binding protein, with the protein MPAVLTPPGQEKGMNNNKIKFGIAAAIIVAVIATSVPLFAGSQAANSDAASSSQAAAPQQQQQESKVVRIGYFPNINHAQAVIGLGRGDFQKALGSNVEVKTQVFNAGPSAIEALFAKQVDITYIGPNPAINGYVKSDGQGLRIVSGAASGGAVFVVRNDSGIQTPADFAGKKFASPQLGNTQDVALRKYLLENGYRTKENGGNVEVIPAANADILALFLKKEIDGAWVPEPWGAKLVKEAGGRIFLDEQDRWPGGQFVTAHIIVSTDYLKNNPDVVKKVIAANVDETKWINDHPDEALKVYNEELKKLTGKTIPEDEYKAGTSRLTLTYDPVEDSLFKSASDAHDIGFLKQKPDLSGIYDLTLLNEVLKEKGLPQIS; encoded by the coding sequence TTGCCAGCAGTATTAACCCCTCCGGGACAGGAAAAGGGCATGAATAACAACAAGATCAAGTTTGGGATAGCTGCGGCCATAATAGTCGCAGTCATTGCCACTTCCGTCCCGCTTTTTGCGGGATCGCAGGCGGCCAACTCTGACGCGGCTTCTTCAAGCCAGGCTGCAGCTCCCCAGCAACAACAGCAGGAATCAAAGGTAGTCAGGATTGGGTACTTTCCAAACATCAACCACGCGCAGGCCGTGATAGGGCTTGGCCGGGGCGACTTTCAAAAGGCGCTTGGGAGCAACGTCGAGGTCAAGACGCAGGTGTTCAACGCCGGGCCGTCTGCCATCGAGGCCCTCTTTGCAAAGCAGGTCGACATCACCTACATCGGGCCAAACCCGGCGATAAACGGCTATGTCAAGTCTGACGGGCAGGGGCTGCGGATCGTGTCCGGGGCCGCAAGCGGAGGCGCGGTGTTTGTAGTGCGAAACGACTCTGGCATACAGACGCCGGCGGATTTTGCGGGCAAAAAGTTTGCGTCGCCGCAGCTTGGCAACACGCAGGACGTGGCATTGCGCAAGTACCTGCTTGAGAACGGCTACAGGACAAAGGAAAACGGCGGAAACGTCGAGGTCATTCCTGCTGCAAACGCGGACATCCTTGCGCTCTTTTTGAAAAAAGAGATTGACGGCGCGTGGGTGCCAGAGCCCTGGGGCGCCAAGCTTGTCAAGGAGGCCGGCGGGCGCATATTCCTTGACGAGCAGGACCGGTGGCCCGGCGGCCAGTTCGTCACGGCGCACATCATCGTCAGCACAGACTATTTGAAGAACAACCCGGACGTGGTCAAGAAGGTCATCGCGGCCAACGTGGACGAGACAAAGTGGATTAACGATCACCCTGACGAGGCGCTCAAGGTGTACAACGAGGAGCTGAAAAAGCTGACCGGCAAGACAATACCCGAAGACGAGTACAAGGCCGGCACCTCCCGGCTGACGCTCACGTACGACCCCGTGGAGGACTCGCTCTTCAAGTCGGCAAGCGACGCGCACGACATTGGCTTTTTGAAGCAAAAGCCGGACCTTTCCGGCATATACGACCTGACTCTGCTGAACGAGGTGTTGAAGGAGAAGGGCCTGCCGCAGATAAGCTAA
- a CDS encoding phosphosulfolactate synthase, which yields MLESYVKNRVDVKKPRKEGRTYVIDKLQGLDKENFEALAPFIDAVKIYGVLPLLLSESVLQKKIKFYQDLGVKVSTGSTISEYMVSENAFDKFVGDAARVGFNIIEIGENGIDLTFEQKKKLTDTILARNLDFQWKVGKKDPRHQISIDATIAKVEEAVKLGSDKVVLEANEGFSVGIYDEKGAVRWNAVGALTAKYPPTTFIFEAPLEHQQSALIAEFGQRVNLAEIHIDAVSSIESQRRGFPSKASFGVSYLRKDPEGGPAAKFVYFIIKSKHPIDQVELMEMSRLPRRTVQSAVEDLKSQGLIIERSSLDDARKKMYAPVQSVWL from the coding sequence TTGCTAGAGAGCTACGTGAAGAACAGGGTCGACGTTAAAAAGCCGCGCAAGGAAGGCAGGACATATGTTATAGACAAGCTGCAGGGGCTTGACAAGGAGAACTTTGAGGCGCTTGCGCCGTTTATCGACGCAGTCAAGATCTATGGCGTCCTGCCGCTATTGCTTTCCGAGTCTGTGCTGCAAAAAAAGATCAAGTTCTACCAGGACCTTGGCGTCAAGGTGTCCACTGGGAGCACCATTTCCGAGTACATGGTGTCTGAAAACGCGTTTGACAAGTTTGTAGGCGACGCGGCAAGGGTCGGCTTTAACATCATCGAGATAGGCGAAAACGGCATAGACCTGACATTTGAGCAAAAGAAAAAGCTGACCGATACAATCCTGGCAAGGAACCTTGACTTTCAGTGGAAGGTGGGCAAAAAAGACCCCCGCCACCAGATCTCTATCGACGCGACGATAGCCAAGGTGGAAGAGGCAGTCAAGCTGGGCTCTGACAAGGTGGTGCTTGAGGCAAACGAGGGCTTCAGCGTCGGAATATACGACGAAAAGGGCGCAGTGAGGTGGAACGCTGTCGGGGCGCTGACTGCAAAGTACCCGCCGACTACGTTCATCTTCGAGGCGCCGCTTGAGCACCAGCAGTCGGCGCTCATTGCAGAGTTTGGCCAGCGCGTCAACCTTGCCGAGATCCATATCGACGCGGTTTCGTCGATAGAGTCGCAGAGGAGGGGCTTTCCGTCCAAGGCGTCGTTTGGCGTCTCGTACCTGCGCAAGGACCCGGAGGGCGGGCCGGCTGCCAAGTTTGTATATTTCATAATAAAGTCAAAGCACCCAATAGATCAGGTGGAGCTGATGGAGATGAGCCGTCTGCCCAGAAGGACGGTCCAGAGCGCTGTGGAGGACCTAAAGAGCCAGGGCCTAATAATAGAGCGCAGCAGCCTTGACGATGCAAGGAAAAAGATGTACGCGCCAGTGCAGTCGGTGTGGCTATAA
- a CDS encoding methane monooxygenase/ammonia monooxygenase subunit C — protein sequence MALIPSLIPKELEIQRLKRIYVMIIVMLSVTASADLGYFVDTSLNQTIIRDSAFTPANWWLYSSLIALPLGWGIIAVYDRRVPVMRGPGNALNTGLKMAIIGYLASMFAIGVNELWHFWFVEEIFAVPPHWIFNMGIFVALMGSLAYLVRVYARLVELGVEMPARNPYLAEMYKLALEGKLYSRSIP from the coding sequence ATGGCCCTGATTCCTTCCCTGATACCAAAAGAGCTTGAAATCCAGAGGCTAAAGCGGATCTACGTGATGATAATAGTCATGCTCTCTGTAACGGCCTCTGCGGATTTGGGCTATTTTGTGGACACTTCTCTGAACCAGACGATCATTCGCGACTCGGCATTTACTCCTGCAAACTGGTGGCTGTACAGCAGCTTGATAGCCCTGCCTTTGGGCTGGGGCATAATAGCAGTATACGACAGGCGAGTTCCTGTTATGAGGGGGCCGGGAAACGCGCTGAACACGGGTCTGAAAATGGCAATCATCGGCTATCTGGCGTCGATGTTTGCAATCGGAGTGAACGAACTGTGGCACTTTTGGTTCGTAGAAGAGATATTTGCAGTCCCTCCGCACTGGATCTTTAACATGGGAATATTCGTGGCCCTCATGGGTTCGCTGGCATACCTTGTGAGGGTCTACGCAAGGCTTGTTGAACTGGGCGTAGAGATGCCTGCAAGGAATCCGTACCTGGCAGAGATGTACAAGCTCGCACTCGAAGGAAAACTGTACAGCCGGTCGATACCCTAG
- a CDS encoding nuclear transport factor 2 family protein, translating into MQKQHESSAKNAKEIVMEYLEAVARQDFESARSYLKDNVSYVSPLNSFDNAEAYLKYNFSLHLPKLDIKKIFTDGDDVCLFHETTLTKPPATVFTSIWCHVDGGKISSIRVLFDPRPFLRPER; encoded by the coding sequence ATGCAAAAACAACATGAATCTTCTGCAAAAAACGCGAAGGAGATCGTAATGGAGTACCTCGAGGCAGTAGCACGCCAGGACTTTGAATCTGCCAGAAGCTACCTGAAGGACAACGTATCGTACGTGTCGCCTCTTAATTCATTTGATAATGCTGAAGCATACCTAAAGTATAATTTCAGCCTGCACCTGCCGAAATTAGATATCAAAAAGATATTCACCGATGGCGACGATGTTTGCCTTTTCCATGAGACGACTCTTACCAAGCCGCCTGCAACGGTCTTTACATCCATATGGTGCCACGTCGATGGCGGGAAAATAAGTTCGATAAGGGTTCTTTTTGATCCGCGACCTTTCCTTCGGCCGGAAAGATAA
- a CDS encoding helix-turn-helix transcriptional regulator produces MSDQAPVSDGEVFLELASGMRRSILIALDGKKLKLSQLAESLDMTIQESHRQFARLANAGLVRKDSEGLLSLTACGRIVAKQIPCFDFLERNELYFRDHSFGELPLKFIQRLAALNNSEPVDGVVAVLERWKGMLLEAKEHVWCISPQIPLDVSMLGIEVLTKGVKLSLLLSKNTIAPKGSLDEIDKRLRGLISKGTVERRMMEKASIAVVFNERQYSCVGFANSRGDGDLNYMFFSRDPHFFEWCYDYFQYEWSRSDDWDGSRIREI; encoded by the coding sequence TTGTCCGACCAAGCACCAGTAAGCGACGGCGAAGTATTTCTAGAGCTTGCTAGTGGAATGAGGCGTTCTATCCTTATCGCGTTGGACGGGAAAAAGCTCAAGCTGTCCCAGCTGGCTGAATCTCTTGATATGACTATTCAGGAGTCACATAGGCAATTTGCACGGCTGGCAAACGCCGGACTCGTGAGAAAAGACTCTGAAGGGCTTCTGTCGCTTACCGCGTGTGGCAGGATCGTCGCAAAACAAATTCCTTGTTTCGACTTTCTTGAAAGAAATGAACTATACTTTCGGGATCATTCGTTTGGTGAACTACCGCTAAAATTCATCCAGCGACTTGCAGCTCTCAACAATTCAGAACCCGTCGACGGCGTGGTTGCGGTGCTGGAAAGGTGGAAGGGCATGCTTTTGGAGGCAAAAGAACATGTCTGGTGCATCTCGCCCCAGATACCTTTGGACGTAAGCATGCTGGGAATCGAGGTGTTGACTAAAGGAGTCAAGCTTTCATTACTCCTTAGCAAAAACACGATTGCCCCAAAAGGCAGCCTTGACGAAATAGACAAGCGCTTGAGAGGACTTATCTCGAAAGGAACTGTGGAGCGCAGGATGATGGAAAAAGCTTCGATTGCAGTTGTTTTCAACGAAAGGCAGTACTCGTGTGTAGGATTTGCCAATTCTAGAGGTGATGGTGATCTCAATTACATGTTTTTTAGCCGTGATCCACATTTCTTTGAGTGGTGCTATGATTACTTTCAATACGAATGGAGCCGATCAGACGATTGGGATGGCTCAAGAATACGCGAAATTTAG
- a CDS encoding NADP-dependent oxidoreductase yields the protein MKSVRIKGYGSTGDVIEIDQNTPAPNDPSEGKVLVKVKAAGVNPTDWKISEGYMQQIMPIEFPATLGWDFSGTVEKAGAGLSDIKQGDEVYGQAAAVFGGSGTFAEMALANADNIAQKPKTLSHEEAAGLPTVGVTAWQALVDIIGLSKGQKILIHGGAGGVGSIAIQLAKYLGAYVATTVGEKDKQFVKGLGADEIIDYKTQTFEDLLSHDYNAVLDTVGGETYTRSFKILKRGTEIIVSTLEQPNQELMEKFGVKAIFVFSQVNRERLTKLAQWVDENNVRVNVDKTFPLDDAAKALDHQRVAHPRGKVVLAI from the coding sequence ATGAAATCCGTTCGAATCAAAGGCTACGGAAGCACGGGTGATGTAATTGAAATCGACCAAAATACGCCTGCACCAAACGACCCTTCTGAGGGAAAAGTTCTAGTCAAGGTAAAGGCAGCTGGCGTTAATCCGACAGATTGGAAAATCAGCGAAGGCTACATGCAACAGATCATGCCCATCGAGTTTCCAGCCACATTGGGATGGGACTTTTCAGGCACCGTCGAAAAGGCTGGAGCTGGCCTTTCGGACATCAAACAAGGTGACGAAGTATATGGACAGGCCGCGGCGGTCTTTGGAGGGTCAGGAACATTTGCAGAAATGGCATTGGCAAATGCGGACAATATCGCTCAGAAGCCAAAAACTCTAAGCCATGAGGAGGCTGCGGGTTTACCGACTGTAGGCGTTACCGCCTGGCAGGCACTTGTTGATATTATTGGATTATCCAAGGGTCAGAAGATTCTGATTCATGGCGGGGCAGGAGGTGTAGGAAGTATTGCTATACAGCTGGCTAAGTACCTTGGTGCATACGTAGCGACGACGGTAGGTGAAAAAGACAAGCAATTTGTAAAGGGTCTAGGTGCAGACGAAATAATAGACTACAAGACCCAGACCTTTGAAGACCTGCTGTCGCATGACTATAATGCGGTCCTTGATACAGTAGGAGGTGAAACTTACACTCGGTCATTCAAAATACTGAAGAGGGGCACGGAGATAATCGTATCAACGCTGGAGCAGCCAAACCAAGAGCTAATGGAGAAATTTGGCGTGAAAGCAATATTTGTGTTCTCTCAGGTTAATAGGGAAAGGCTGACAAAATTAGCGCAGTGGGTCGATGAAAATAACGTACGCGTAAACGTTGACAAGACGTTTCCTCTGGACGATGCTGCTAAGGCACTAGACCACCAAAGAGTTGCGCATCCAAGGGGCAAAGTAGTATTGGCGATCTAA
- the hsp20 gene encoding archaeal heat shock protein Hsp20 has product MSSPFDEWFSKRRRAWFPDVDEMMRDMDKMMAEAFKNFEKQVPKNLVKERKLDDGSTVREMGPIVYGYSVKIGPDGKPQVRKFGNIDAFPNLLGGGLAVREEREPLVDVIKGSDDVRVVAELPGVNKDDLHLTADENSVTIESLTGEPRYRKVVDLPEPVDPKTAKSTYKNGVLEVALKLRRKSDSGVSIKID; this is encoded by the coding sequence ATGTCATCACCCTTTGACGAATGGTTTTCCAAGAGGCGAAGAGCGTGGTTTCCAGACGTGGACGAGATGATGCGCGACATGGACAAGATGATGGCCGAGGCCTTCAAGAACTTTGAAAAGCAGGTGCCAAAGAACCTTGTCAAGGAGCGCAAGCTGGACGACGGCTCGACTGTCCGCGAGATGGGGCCCATAGTTTATGGTTATTCTGTCAAGATAGGGCCGGACGGCAAGCCGCAGGTGCGCAAGTTCGGCAACATCGACGCCTTTCCAAACCTCCTCGGAGGCGGACTTGCGGTCAGGGAAGAGCGCGAGCCCCTAGTAGACGTGATAAAGGGTTCTGACGATGTGCGCGTAGTTGCGGAACTTCCGGGCGTCAACAAAGACGACCTGCACCTGACAGCCGACGAGAACTCTGTCACAATCGAGTCGCTGACGGGCGAGCCCCGCTATCGCAAGGTGGTGGACCTGCCAGAGCCGGTGGACCCCAAGACCGCCAAGTCGACGTACAAAAACGGCGTCTTGGAAGTCGCGCTAAAGCTGCGCAGAAAATCCGACTCGGGCGTCTCTATCAAGATAGACTAG
- the dnaJ gene encoding molecular chaperone DnaJ, translating into MSKKRDYYEVLGIQKTASKEDIKSAYRKLALQYHPDRNKDSGAEERFKEISEAYAVLSDDEKRKRYDTYGHVGAEEVFRGSEANFEEIFRDMGGFGGFRDIFEQFFGRGGGFGFGGGAADMFGFGGRRKGRDLVYDMELSLEDVLRGKKEEVEVPRLDRCSECGGSGAAPGTKARRCTVCDGRGQVQRVYGQNRFFTSVTVEPCRTCQGRGQIIERPCSVCKGSGKMQKMKKLKIEIPPGVEDGMAMQLRGEGEMSESGIPGDFVVHLHIKPHQQFERLEDGHLLYRLDVKYTDLALGTEMRVPTLDGTEKLKIPQGTQPEGLLRLKGKGLPRYGASGKGDMVIKLNVKVPTKLSDRQKSLLKELDRALDNDEK; encoded by the coding sequence ATGAGCAAGAAAAGGGACTATTACGAGGTCCTTGGCATCCAAAAGACAGCAAGCAAGGAAGACATCAAGAGCGCCTACCGCAAGCTTGCGCTGCAGTACCATCCTGACCGCAACAAGGATTCCGGCGCAGAAGAAAGGTTCAAGGAGATCTCTGAAGCCTATGCTGTCCTTTCTGACGATGAAAAACGCAAGCGCTATGACACGTACGGCCACGTGGGGGCAGAAGAGGTGTTCCGCGGTTCTGAGGCCAATTTCGAAGAGATATTCCGCGACATGGGAGGCTTTGGAGGCTTTCGGGACATTTTTGAGCAGTTCTTTGGCCGTGGCGGGGGCTTTGGCTTTGGAGGCGGTGCAGCAGACATGTTTGGATTTGGCGGCAGGCGCAAGGGGCGCGACCTTGTCTACGACATGGAGCTTTCGCTCGAAGACGTTCTCCGGGGCAAAAAAGAAGAGGTAGAGGTTCCAAGGCTTGACAGGTGCAGCGAGTGCGGAGGCTCTGGCGCGGCGCCCGGTACAAAGGCGCGCAGGTGCACAGTCTGCGACGGCCGTGGACAGGTGCAGCGAGTGTACGGCCAGAACCGGTTTTTCACCTCCGTGACCGTCGAGCCGTGCAGGACGTGCCAGGGCAGGGGCCAGATAATCGAACGCCCGTGCAGCGTGTGCAAGGGCTCTGGCAAGATGCAAAAGATGAAGAAACTAAAGATAGAGATACCGCCGGGCGTCGAAGACGGCATGGCAATGCAGCTAAGAGGCGAGGGTGAAATGTCCGAGTCGGGAATACCCGGCGACTTTGTCGTACACCTGCACATCAAGCCGCACCAGCAGTTTGAGCGCCTGGAAGACGGCCACCTGCTTTACAGGCTGGACGTCAAGTACACCGACCTTGCGCTTGGCACCGAGATGCGGGTCCCGACGCTTGACGGCACGGAAAAACTGAAAATCCCGCAGGGGACGCAGCCTGAAGGGCTCTTGCGGCTGAAAGGCAAGGGACTCCCGCGCTATGGCGCATCAGGCAAGGGCGACATGGTGATAAAGCTGAACGTCAAGGTGCCCACCAAATTGTCGGACAGGCAAAAGTCGCTCCTAAAGGAGCTTGACCGGGCGCTTGACAATGACGAAAAGTGA